A window of the Arachis duranensis cultivar V14167 chromosome 5, aradu.V14167.gnm2.J7QH, whole genome shotgun sequence genome harbors these coding sequences:
- the LOC107488673 gene encoding uncharacterized protein LOC107488673 isoform X2 — MAASLGVFSGMSFVAAEAPSGSLFRSVAVAVHVPPKGGRVLGAVRAVTSATVSETPSSPKVRGIMKPRKISPEMQAICGVSEISRTQALKQIWAYIKENNLQVLFFFFWLPWTMITG, encoded by the coding sequence ATGGCAGCGTCTCTGGGCGTGTTTTCCGGAATGAGCTTCGTGGCGGCTGAGGCGCCTTCAGGAAGCCTCTTCAGGTCTGTGGCTGTGGCTGTTCATGTCCCGCCGAAGGGGGGAAGGGTGCTGGGGGCTGTGCGAGCGGTGACGTCGGCGACGGTGTCGGAGACTCCTTCGAGCCCTAAGGTAAGGGGCATAATGAAGCCCCGCAAAATCTCTCCGGAGATGCAAGCCATCTGCGGCGTCTCCGAGATTTCTCGAACCCAGGCTCTCAAGCAGATTTGGGCCTACATCAAGGAAAACAATCTTCAggtccttttcttcttcttttggcttCCATGGACCATGATAACTGGATAA